One Panicum virgatum strain AP13 chromosome 9K, P.virgatum_v5, whole genome shotgun sequence genomic region harbors:
- the LOC120651763 gene encoding tetratricopeptide repeat protein SKI3-like isoform X1 — MPETAAEANLRRQLEQTLAADPSIPLHHHNLGVFLWGRAEAEQEGDGDEALRLRAAAAEHFIAAAKLNPNDGVPFRFLGHHYARSRETQRAAKCYQRAVALNADDAEAGEALCDLLDVEGKESLELAVCKEAAGKSPRAFWAFQRLGYLQVHQRKWSDAIQNLQHAIRGYPTSADLWEALGLAYHRLGMFTAAVKSYGRAIELDSSRVFALIESGNIQLMLGYFRKGVEQFRSALEMAPHNHSVYFGLASALLAWSRNCVTTGAFGWAATLLKEASEAAKICASLTGNLSCVWKLHGDVQLAFARCFPWVDGKIKRDVDAQMFKDSVQEWRNAILSAANGAKLSYQRALHLTPWEANVHNDTAICLDLIYSMDGNNRHNPNVWELSEKMSLGALILEPVNKDFWVTLGSMSSDLALKQHSFIRALHLDMSLSEAWAYLGKFYRQSGDKQLSKVAFDRARSIDPSLAFPWAGMSAENYHQSGGSTVNESFESCLRAAQILPLPEFQIGLGTIAARTGNLLSPQVLMAVRQAVHRAPHYPESHNINGLVSEVRSDFQSAIRFYQQARSALGMMNNSKSDNKDAFADVSANLARSLYKAGLATDAVRECEELRSQGLLNMDGLQIYALALWKTGRSEEALSVSRNLAENLSGMKPESATVALGFICTLTYAISGKDPAAAVIHKLPGQLNFSSQLKFIISALDALHPNKRFQLPQLSMPPRLTSYEVMSEVHSNIALGKAIEGEMDKPLRVDASLSYLKKVLHMYPDCSLVRNQLGSLLLWSGDWMASHKALRVTSVTHGHTSNMGLRSAHQIQASAMACCYATCTSYPKFTFPTCEHQYLSGHDEIHHLQRWVHREPWNQDARYLLVLAIFRKAREEKYPKHICIILKRLIMQVLSNVSNSHENTVVQYEVFLLLLLSSEICLQSLDYENCIAQAKAALRMTASSCVDTFFAHLQLCRAYAVQGDLLNSRNEYMNCLKKHTNTEMGWVMLKHLESACSLEASSDEIYKNLRECIKRNGSDMSKWMSLFNLAYAQCFIGDENFASAEEALAQACAEGDPDSCILFLNGATCMEIARRFAAPQFISRAAPSLRKAQQKSHASLPLVSLLLAQAEGSLGSKTKWEKNLRLEWFSWPPELRPAEVYFQMHLLARQSAAAASQQNQLVETMQSPESWLLRAIHLNPSCSRYWKALLHLMDVDA; from the exons ATGCCCGAAACT gcggcggaggcCAACCTCCGCAGGCAACTAGAGcaaaccctcgccgccgacccctcCATCCCGCTCCACCACCACAACCTC GGCGTCTTCCTATGGGgccgcgcggaggcggagcaggAGGGCGATGGGGACGAAGCGCTGCGGCtccgtgccgcggcggcggagcattTTATCGCCGCAGCCAAGCTGAACCCCAACGATGGCGTCCCCTTCCGCTTCCTCGGCCACCACTACGCGCGTAGCCGCGAGACGCAGCGGGCGGCCAAGTGCTACCAGCGCGCGGTGGCACTCAACGCTGACGATGCTGAGGCTGGG GAGGCTCTATGTGACTTGCTAGATGTCGAGGGGAAGGAGAGCTTGGAGCTTGCTGTGTGCAAGGAGGCAGCTGGCAAGTCCCCTCGCGCATTCTGGGCCTTTCAGAGGCTTGGCTACTTGCAG GTTCATCAAAGGAAATGGTCAGATGCCATACAAAACCTTCAGCATGCAATACGAGGTTACCCAACATCTGCAGATTTATGGGAG GCACTTGGTCTGGCATACCACCGTTTGGGCATGTTCACTGCAGCAGTAAAG TCATATGGACGAGCTATTGAACTTGATAGTTCCAGGGTCTTTGCGTTGATAGAAAGTGGAAACATCCAGCTAATGCTTGGCTATTTCAGAAAG GGAGTTGAGCAATTTCGTTCTGCTTTGGAAATGGCTCCACATAACCATTCAGTATACTTTGGACTTGCTTCTGCATTGCTTGCATGGTCAAGGAATTGTGTAACTACTGGGGCCTTTGGCTGGGCTGCTACCCTGCTGAAG gAAGCATCTGAAGCTGCCAAAATTTGTGCTTCATTGACTGGAAACCTTTCATGTGTTTGGAAATTGCATGGAGATGTTCAG CTTGCATTCGCGAGATGCTTTCCGTGGGTGGATGGGAAGATCAAGAGGGATGTAGATGCGCAGATGTTCAaagattctgttcaggagtggAGAAATGCAATTCTGTCAGCAGCAAATGGTGCAAAACTCTCATATCAACGTGCTTTGCATCTTACACCCTGGGAAGCTAATGTTCACAATGATACTGCTATTTGTCTTGATCTGATATATTCCATGGATGGCAATAACAGACACAACCCCAATGTTTG GGAGCTGTCAGAGAAAATGTCACTTGGTGCCTTGATACTGGAACCAGTTAATAAGGATTTCTGGGTTACATTGGGTTCCATGTCAAGTGATCTAGCTTTGAAGCAGCATTCTTTCattagagcacttcatcttgaTATGTCTCTTTCTGAAGCTTGGGCATACCTTGGAAAG TTTTACAGGCAATCAGGTGATAAACAATTGTCTAAAGTAGCATTTGATCGAGCTAGAAGCATTGATCCTTCGTTGGCCTTTCCGTGGGCTGGAATGTCGGCAGAAAATTATCACCAATCTGG GGGCAGTACAGTAAATGAATCTTTTGAAAGCTGCTTGAGGGCTGCACAGATCCTACCT CTGCCAGAGTTCCAGATTGGCCTTGGAACAATTGCTGCCCGTACTGGTAATCTTCTTTCACCTCAG GTGTTGATGGCTGTAAGGCAGGCTGTTCATCGAGCACCTCATTACCCAGAGTCTCACAATATAAATGGCTTGGTTTCTGAAGTGCGATCAGATTTTCAGTCTGCAATCAGATTTTATCAACAAGCGAGATCTGCTTTAGGCATGATGAACAATTCCAAGTCAGACAATAAAGATGCTTTTGCTGATGTTTCAGCGAACCTTGCCCGGTCACTATACAAG GCTGGTCTTGCAACTGATGCAGTGCGGGAGTGTGAAGAGTTGAGATCTCAAG GACTGCTGAACATGGATGGATTGCAGATATATGCTCTTGCATTGTGGAAAACTGGACGGAGTGAGGAAGCTCTTTCTGTATCTAGAAACTTGGCTGAAAATTTATCTGGCATGAAACCAGAGAGTGCTACTGTGGCTTTGGGATTCATATGCACATTGACGTATGCAATTTCTGGGAAGGACCCTGCAGCTGCAGTCATTCACAAGCTTCCTGGTCAACTCAATTTCAGCTCGCAGTTGAAATTTATTATTTCTGCATTGGATGCTTTGCATCCAAACAAGCGTTTCCAGTTGCCTCAGTTGAGTATGCCTCCTAGGCTTACATCCTATGAAGTGATGAGTGAAGTCCACTCGAATATTGCTCTTGGGAAGGCA ATTGAGGGGGAAATGGACAAGCCTTTGAGGGTTGATGCTAGCTTGTCTTACCTGAAAAAGGTTCTGCATATGTATCCTGATTGCAGTTTAGTGAG AAACCAACTTGGATCTCTGCTCCTGTGGAGTGGAGATTGGATGGCTTCTCATAAAGCATTAAGGGTTACTTCTGTGACACATGGTCACACATCCAATATGGGCCTAAGATCTGCACATCAAATTCAAGCATCTGCAATGGCTTGTTGCTATGCTACCTGCACATCTtatccaaagttcacttttccAACATGTGAACACCAGTACTTAAGTGGACATGATGAAATACACCACTTGCAAAG GTGGGTTCATCGTGAGCCATGGAACCAAGATGCACGTTACCTGCTTGTCCTTGCTATTTTCCGAAAAGCCCGTGAAGAGAAGTACCCCAAACATATTTGTATCATTTTGAAGAGGCTCATTATGCAAGTGCTATCCAACGTTAGCAATTCACATGAGAACACAGTTGTGCAGTATGAGGtgttcttgcttcttcttttaTCTTCAGAGATCTGTTTGCAATCTTTAGACTATGAAAATTGCATTGCTCAAGCTAAAGCTGCTCTAAGAATGACTGCCTCTAGCTGTGTTGATACTTTCTTTGCACACTTGCAACTGTGTCGGGCCTATGCAGTGCAAGGGGATCTTTTGAACTCCAGGAATGAGTACATGAACTGCTTGAaaaaacatacgaatactgagATGGGTTGGGTAATGCTGAAGCACCTTGAATCTGCATGTTCATTGGAGGCCTCTTCTGATGAAATATATAAAAATCTTCGTGAGTGCATTAAAAGGAATGGCAGTGACATGTCGAAATGGATGTCTCTTTTCAATCTAGCCTATGCTCAATGCTTTATAGGGGATGAAAACTTTGCAAGCGCTGAAGAAGCTCTTGCTCAGGCATGCGCTGAAGGAGATCCGGATAGCTGCATCTTATTCCTCAATG GTGCGACCTGTATGGAAATTGCACGGAGGTTTGCAGCTCCTCAATTTATATCCCGTGCAGCTCCCAGCCTCAGAAAGGCCCAGCAGAAATCACATGCATCTTTACCTCTGGTGTCACTTCTACTGGCACAAGCCGAGGGCAGCCTTGGCTCCAAAACCAAGTGGGAGAAGAACCTTCGCCTGGAATGGTTCTCATGGCCCCCAG AACTGCGGCCTGCGGAAGTGTACTTCCAAATGCACCTGCTGGCGAGGCAGTCTGCCGCGGCGGCTTCCCAGCAGAACCAGCTGGTGGAGACGATGCAGAGCCCGGAGAGCTGGCTGCTTCGGGCGATTCACCTGAACCCGTCCTGTTCCCGGTACTGGAAGGCTCTGCTGCATCTTATGGACGTGGATGCGTAA
- the LOC120651763 gene encoding tetratricopeptide repeat protein SKI3-like isoform X3 encodes MPETAAEANLRRQLEQTLAADPSIPLHHHNLGVFLWGRAEAEQEGDGDEALRLRAAAAEHFIAAAKLNPNDGVPFRFLGHHYARSRETQRAAKCYQRAVALNADDAEAGEALCDLLDVEGKESLELAVCKEAAGKSPRAFWAFQRLGYLQVHQRKWSDAIQNLQHAIRGYPTSADLWEALGLAYHRLGMFTAAVKSYGRAIELDSSRVFALIESGNIQLMLGYFRKGVEQFRSALEMAPHNHSVYFGLASALLAWSRNCVTTGAFGWAATLLKEASEAAKICASLTGNLSCVWKLHGDVQLAFARCFPWVDGKIKRDVDAQMFKDSVQEWRNAILSAANGAKLSYQRALHLTPWEANVHNDTAICLDLIYSMDGNNRHNPNVWELSEKMSLGALILEPVNKDFWVTLGSMSSDLALKQHSFIRALHLDMSLSEAWAYLGKFYRQSGDKQLSKVAFDRARSIDPSLAFPWAGMSAENYHQSGGSTVNESFESCLRAAQILPLPEFQIGLGTIAARTGNLLSPQVLMAVRQAVHRAPHYPESHNINGLVSEVRSDFQSAIRFYQQARSALGMMNNSKSDNKDAFADVSANLARSLYKAGLATDAVRECEELRSQGLLNMDGLQIYALALWKTGRSEEALSVSRNLAENLSGMKPESATVALGFICTLTYAISGKDPAAAVIHKLPGQLNFSSQLKFIISALDALHPNKRFQLPQLSMPPRLTSYEVMSEVHSNIALGKAIEGEMDKPLRVDASLSYLKKVLHMYPDCSLVRNQLGSLLLWSGDWMASHKALRVTSVTHGHTSNMGLRSAHQIQASAMACCYATCTSYPKFTFPTCEHQYLSGHDEIHHLQRWVHREPWNQDARYLLVLAIFRKAREEKYPKHICIILKRLIMQVLSNVSNSHENTVVQYEVFLLLLLSSEICLQSLDYENCIAQAKAALRMTASSCVDTFFAHLQLCRAYAVQGDLLNSRNEYMNCLKKHTNTEMGWVMLKHLESACSLEASSDEIYKNLRECIKRNGSDMSKWMSLFNLAYAQCFIGDENFASAEEALAQACAEGDPDSCILFLNGATCMEIARRFAAPQFISRAAPSLRKAQQKSHASLPLVSLLLAQAEGSLGSKTKWEKNLRLEWFSWPPELRPAEVYFQMHLLARQSAAAASQQNQLVETMQSPESWLLRAIHLNPSCSRYWKALLHLMDLNTLGAAAVLAFSTTVPLSEIAFAVLLLPYLLVLAWVAFPQRPGKPNPAAPVFPGLGGRLRLAVHTAAGFVVGAALPALYILDGLRAGDTAGVAAAAPHAFLLSAQVFTEGIAAAWPGTFSLPVRAAVPVMYSARRMFAASEWLREELQERDELSRGPPVAPRRVAAGRALAAANLAFWGFNLFAFLLPFYLPKALRRYYLRTDHEDDGDHRARAKEQQQRQLHEGEGKKDS; translated from the exons ATGCCCGAAACT gcggcggaggcCAACCTCCGCAGGCAACTAGAGcaaaccctcgccgccgacccctcCATCCCGCTCCACCACCACAACCTC GGCGTCTTCCTATGGGgccgcgcggaggcggagcaggAGGGCGATGGGGACGAAGCGCTGCGGCtccgtgccgcggcggcggagcattTTATCGCCGCAGCCAAGCTGAACCCCAACGATGGCGTCCCCTTCCGCTTCCTCGGCCACCACTACGCGCGTAGCCGCGAGACGCAGCGGGCGGCCAAGTGCTACCAGCGCGCGGTGGCACTCAACGCTGACGATGCTGAGGCTGGG GAGGCTCTATGTGACTTGCTAGATGTCGAGGGGAAGGAGAGCTTGGAGCTTGCTGTGTGCAAGGAGGCAGCTGGCAAGTCCCCTCGCGCATTCTGGGCCTTTCAGAGGCTTGGCTACTTGCAG GTTCATCAAAGGAAATGGTCAGATGCCATACAAAACCTTCAGCATGCAATACGAGGTTACCCAACATCTGCAGATTTATGGGAG GCACTTGGTCTGGCATACCACCGTTTGGGCATGTTCACTGCAGCAGTAAAG TCATATGGACGAGCTATTGAACTTGATAGTTCCAGGGTCTTTGCGTTGATAGAAAGTGGAAACATCCAGCTAATGCTTGGCTATTTCAGAAAG GGAGTTGAGCAATTTCGTTCTGCTTTGGAAATGGCTCCACATAACCATTCAGTATACTTTGGACTTGCTTCTGCATTGCTTGCATGGTCAAGGAATTGTGTAACTACTGGGGCCTTTGGCTGGGCTGCTACCCTGCTGAAG gAAGCATCTGAAGCTGCCAAAATTTGTGCTTCATTGACTGGAAACCTTTCATGTGTTTGGAAATTGCATGGAGATGTTCAG CTTGCATTCGCGAGATGCTTTCCGTGGGTGGATGGGAAGATCAAGAGGGATGTAGATGCGCAGATGTTCAaagattctgttcaggagtggAGAAATGCAATTCTGTCAGCAGCAAATGGTGCAAAACTCTCATATCAACGTGCTTTGCATCTTACACCCTGGGAAGCTAATGTTCACAATGATACTGCTATTTGTCTTGATCTGATATATTCCATGGATGGCAATAACAGACACAACCCCAATGTTTG GGAGCTGTCAGAGAAAATGTCACTTGGTGCCTTGATACTGGAACCAGTTAATAAGGATTTCTGGGTTACATTGGGTTCCATGTCAAGTGATCTAGCTTTGAAGCAGCATTCTTTCattagagcacttcatcttgaTATGTCTCTTTCTGAAGCTTGGGCATACCTTGGAAAG TTTTACAGGCAATCAGGTGATAAACAATTGTCTAAAGTAGCATTTGATCGAGCTAGAAGCATTGATCCTTCGTTGGCCTTTCCGTGGGCTGGAATGTCGGCAGAAAATTATCACCAATCTGG GGGCAGTACAGTAAATGAATCTTTTGAAAGCTGCTTGAGGGCTGCACAGATCCTACCT CTGCCAGAGTTCCAGATTGGCCTTGGAACAATTGCTGCCCGTACTGGTAATCTTCTTTCACCTCAG GTGTTGATGGCTGTAAGGCAGGCTGTTCATCGAGCACCTCATTACCCAGAGTCTCACAATATAAATGGCTTGGTTTCTGAAGTGCGATCAGATTTTCAGTCTGCAATCAGATTTTATCAACAAGCGAGATCTGCTTTAGGCATGATGAACAATTCCAAGTCAGACAATAAAGATGCTTTTGCTGATGTTTCAGCGAACCTTGCCCGGTCACTATACAAG GCTGGTCTTGCAACTGATGCAGTGCGGGAGTGTGAAGAGTTGAGATCTCAAG GACTGCTGAACATGGATGGATTGCAGATATATGCTCTTGCATTGTGGAAAACTGGACGGAGTGAGGAAGCTCTTTCTGTATCTAGAAACTTGGCTGAAAATTTATCTGGCATGAAACCAGAGAGTGCTACTGTGGCTTTGGGATTCATATGCACATTGACGTATGCAATTTCTGGGAAGGACCCTGCAGCTGCAGTCATTCACAAGCTTCCTGGTCAACTCAATTTCAGCTCGCAGTTGAAATTTATTATTTCTGCATTGGATGCTTTGCATCCAAACAAGCGTTTCCAGTTGCCTCAGTTGAGTATGCCTCCTAGGCTTACATCCTATGAAGTGATGAGTGAAGTCCACTCGAATATTGCTCTTGGGAAGGCA ATTGAGGGGGAAATGGACAAGCCTTTGAGGGTTGATGCTAGCTTGTCTTACCTGAAAAAGGTTCTGCATATGTATCCTGATTGCAGTTTAGTGAG AAACCAACTTGGATCTCTGCTCCTGTGGAGTGGAGATTGGATGGCTTCTCATAAAGCATTAAGGGTTACTTCTGTGACACATGGTCACACATCCAATATGGGCCTAAGATCTGCACATCAAATTCAAGCATCTGCAATGGCTTGTTGCTATGCTACCTGCACATCTtatccaaagttcacttttccAACATGTGAACACCAGTACTTAAGTGGACATGATGAAATACACCACTTGCAAAG GTGGGTTCATCGTGAGCCATGGAACCAAGATGCACGTTACCTGCTTGTCCTTGCTATTTTCCGAAAAGCCCGTGAAGAGAAGTACCCCAAACATATTTGTATCATTTTGAAGAGGCTCATTATGCAAGTGCTATCCAACGTTAGCAATTCACATGAGAACACAGTTGTGCAGTATGAGGtgttcttgcttcttcttttaTCTTCAGAGATCTGTTTGCAATCTTTAGACTATGAAAATTGCATTGCTCAAGCTAAAGCTGCTCTAAGAATGACTGCCTCTAGCTGTGTTGATACTTTCTTTGCACACTTGCAACTGTGTCGGGCCTATGCAGTGCAAGGGGATCTTTTGAACTCCAGGAATGAGTACATGAACTGCTTGAaaaaacatacgaatactgagATGGGTTGGGTAATGCTGAAGCACCTTGAATCTGCATGTTCATTGGAGGCCTCTTCTGATGAAATATATAAAAATCTTCGTGAGTGCATTAAAAGGAATGGCAGTGACATGTCGAAATGGATGTCTCTTTTCAATCTAGCCTATGCTCAATGCTTTATAGGGGATGAAAACTTTGCAAGCGCTGAAGAAGCTCTTGCTCAGGCATGCGCTGAAGGAGATCCGGATAGCTGCATCTTATTCCTCAATG GTGCGACCTGTATGGAAATTGCACGGAGGTTTGCAGCTCCTCAATTTATATCCCGTGCAGCTCCCAGCCTCAGAAAGGCCCAGCAGAAATCACATGCATCTTTACCTCTGGTGTCACTTCTACTGGCACAAGCCGAGGGCAGCCTTGGCTCCAAAACCAAGTGGGAGAAGAACCTTCGCCTGGAATGGTTCTCATGGCCCCCAG AACTGCGGCCTGCGGAAGTGTACTTCCAAATGCACCTGCTGGCGAGGCAGTCTGCCGCGGCGGCTTCCCAGCAGAACCAGCTGGTGGAGACGATGCAGAGCCCGGAGAGCTGGCTGCTTCGGGCGATTCACCTGAACCCGTCCTGTTCCCGGTACTGGAAGGCTCTGCTGCATCTTATGGAC CTCAACacgctgggcgccgccgccgtgctcgcctTCTCCACCACGGTCCCGCTCTCGGAGATCGCCTTCGCGGTGCTCCTCCTCCCCtacctcctcgtcctcgcctGGGTCGCCTTCCCGCAGCGCCCCGGCAAGCCCAACCCGGCCGCGCCCGTCTTCCCGGGCCTCGGCGgccggctccgcctcgccgtGCACACCGCGGCGGGGTTCGTCGTCGGCGCCGCGCTCCCGGCGCTCTACATCCTCGACGGGCTCCGGGCCGGGGACAcggccggcgtcgccgccgcggcgccgcacgCGTTCCTCCTCTCCGCGCAGGTCTTCACCGAGGGcatcgcggcggcgtggccgggcACGTTCTCGCTCCCCGTCAGGGCCGCGGTGCCCGTGATGTACAGCGCGCGCAGGATGTTCGCGGCGTCCGAGTGGCTGCGGGAGGAGCTGCAGGAGCGCGACGAGCTCTCGCGGGGCCCGCCCGTGGCGCCGCGGCGGGTGGCCGCCGGCAGGGCGCTCGCGGCCGCCAACCTGGCGTTCTGGGGGTTCAACCTGTTCGCCTTCCTGCTGCCCTTCTACCTGCCCAAGGCGCTCCGGAGGTACTACCTCCGCACCGATCATGAGGATGATGGTGACCATCGCGCGCGCGCCaaggagcagcagcagaggcagcTGCACGAGGGCGAAGGGAAGAAAGACTCCTAG